One genomic segment of Pedobacter endophyticus includes these proteins:
- a CDS encoding diacylglycerol/lipid kinase family protein, with the protein MRLLFIINPGSGSHDVDLKQVISSHFKDKDTDVVLYELPDDCSLDKIKRKIAETKADRVVAVGGDGTLKLVAECLLHTTTPIGIIPAGSANGMAKELGIPTEIADALELIEAGTPKQIHVVKLNDEICIHLSDLGFNAYLVQKFDTLPQRGMWGYAKATWHALVNHKRMNIELSLKGEKIKSAAAMVAIANATMYGTGLKINPDGKLDDDLFEIILVKDYSYLEILKIWVTKLPFNPKKIEVFQTSEVKISSKHKAHFQVDGEYIGKVNEITAKILPKAISVIVP; encoded by the coding sequence ATGAGGTTATTGTTCATTATCAATCCGGGTTCAGGCAGTCACGACGTCGATTTAAAGCAAGTAATCTCCTCGCATTTTAAGGATAAAGATACTGATGTGGTTTTATATGAGCTGCCGGATGATTGCTCGCTGGATAAGATCAAGCGAAAAATTGCCGAAACTAAAGCCGACCGGGTGGTGGCGGTAGGTGGCGATGGAACATTAAAGCTGGTTGCCGAGTGCTTACTACATACAACCACTCCGATTGGGATTATCCCGGCGGGCTCGGCAAATGGAATGGCGAAGGAGCTGGGCATCCCTACGGAAATAGCCGATGCGCTCGAACTTATTGAGGCGGGCACGCCAAAACAAATTCATGTGGTAAAATTAAACGACGAAATTTGCATCCATTTATCTGATTTGGGATTTAACGCTTATTTGGTTCAAAAGTTCGACACACTGCCCCAGCGTGGGATGTGGGGCTATGCAAAAGCAACCTGGCATGCGCTGGTAAACCATAAGCGCATGAATATTGAGCTCAGTTTAAAGGGCGAAAAGATTAAATCGGCCGCGGCGATGGTGGCCATTGCAAATGCAACGATGTACGGCACGGGCCTGAAAATAAATCCCGATGGTAAATTAGATGATGATTTGTTTGAGATTATATTGGTAAAAGATTATTCGTACCTCGAAATCTTAAAAATATGGGTTACGAAACTTCCCTTCAACCCAAAAAAAATAGAAGTATTTCAAACTTCGGAGGTGAAGATTTCTTCGAAGCACAAAGCACATTTTCAGGTTGATGGCGAATATATCGGCAAGGTGAATGAGATAACGGCCAAGATTTTACCAAAGGCAATTTCGGTAATTGTTCCCTAA